GATAGCCTCCTTGGGAAGCGGTAGATAGGTGCCCCTGGCGGTCGCGAAGACCTCTCCGGAGGGTCCGACGGCGTCGGCCTCCAGGTCGAAGAGCCGCCGCGCATCGCGGGTCAGCCGGGCCCGGTAGAGCGTGGGACGGTCGGCCGGCATCGCCTGCCTGTACCTGACCTCCAGCTTGGCCGTCATCACCGGGGTCCCCGCCTGGAAGAGGAACTGGGCCATGACCTCGTCCATGATGGTGGCGATGATCCCGCCGTGGGTCACCCCGGGGTACCCCTGGTAGGCTTCCCCGGGAGTGAAGCTGGTCGTCATGTAGTCGCCCTGGCGGGCGAACTTCAGTTTCAGCCCGCCGGGGTTGTCCATCCCGCAGGCGAAGCAACCGGAATAGGCGCCCTTGGCGGGCATGATCGGGCCTCCTCGCGGGGCCGCAACGCGGCTGACTTGAGCGCTGACCGACCGATACCAAAACGCCCCAACCGGCAAGGGTTGAGGCGCAGACGAACCCCGGCGAAGGGGCTCGCCGTTCATGGCCCGAAAACTAGTATTTGGTGATGAGGGTGAACAGAAGGGCCGTGATGAGGAAGCCGATGGCAAACACGGTCGTAATCCGGCCGAGGGTCTCGTCAAGACCCTTCTTCTTGCCGAAAAGCGTGGTCGCCCCGCCGGCGATGGCCCCGGAAAGCCCGGCGCTACGGCCGGATTGCAGCAGGACTCCGGCGATCAGGCCGACGGTGAAGACGATGTGAAGGACCAAGAGGACGTAGTAGATGATGACGCTGCCCGACAAAAGGCTGACACCTCCTCACAGACAAGCAATATTTTATCACACGCCGGGACCAAAT
The genomic region above belongs to Bacillota bacterium and contains:
- a CDS encoding PaaI family thioesterase; its protein translation is MPAKGAYSGCFACGMDNPGGLKLKFARQGDYMTTSFTPGEAYQGYPGVTHGGIIATIMDEVMAQFLFQAGTPVMTAKLEVRYRQAMPADRPTLYRARLTRDARRLFDLEADAVGPSGEVFATARGTYLPLPKEAIGEFYDQR
- the secG gene encoding preprotein translocase subunit SecG, translated to MSGSVIIYYVLLVLHIVFTVGLIAGVLLQSGRSAGLSGAIAGGATTLFGKKKGLDETLGRITTVFAIGFLITALLFTLITKY